A window of Gloeocapsopsis sp. IPPAS B-1203 contains these coding sequences:
- a CDS encoding pseudouridine synthase: MGKYRYILFNKPYGVLSQFTDSSGAARHTLKDYIAVPGVYPVGRLDWDSEGLMLLTDCGQMQHRLSHPQFRHPRTYWVQVERIPDAAALRQLQQGVVINNYQTQPALVRLFDIEPAIPPRSHPIRFRKNVPTAWLEMTLTEGKNRQVRKMTAKVGFPTLRLVRVAIAYLQLGDLQPGQWRYLTSEEESLLKLWQQRQQRN, from the coding sequence ATGGGCAAGTATCGTTACATTCTGTTTAACAAGCCATATGGTGTTTTAAGCCAATTTACTGATAGTAGTGGCGCAGCAAGACATACGCTTAAGGACTATATAGCGGTTCCTGGAGTGTATCCGGTTGGGCGCTTAGATTGGGACAGTGAAGGTTTGATGCTATTAACCGATTGCGGACAGATGCAACATCGTCTCTCACATCCCCAGTTTCGGCATCCTCGTACATATTGGGTACAAGTTGAAAGGATTCCTGACGCTGCGGCGTTGCGTCAATTACAGCAAGGAGTCGTCATTAATAACTACCAAACGCAACCAGCATTAGTGCGTTTATTCGATATTGAACCAGCGATTCCACCGCGATCGCATCCTATTCGCTTTCGCAAAAATGTTCCCACCGCTTGGTTAGAAATGACACTGACAGAAGGTAAAAATCGTCAGGTTCGCAAAATGACTGCAAAAGTAGGGTTTCCGACTTTAAGATTAGTTCGAGTGGCGATCGCTTACCTGCAACTAGGAGATCTTCAACCTGGTCAATGGCGCTATCTAACTTCTGAGGAAGAATCTTTATTAAAACTGTGGCAACAACGGCAGCAACGAAATTAG
- a CDS encoding glycosyltransferase codes for MQTLKSLIYLSKGNLPSKMAHTVQIAKMAQAFSQKIKNFELVTAGDAFSAIQGMNSEFQNWYGLHHKFKLVRLPIHVKFRYPFPHNYENQTFYKIAILYACLKSPSVVYTRTPAIADILLKIGIPVLWEWHEPIPEESKSFYQKIFADQNLLGVVTTLPQLAENYIDNGLLKNKILVAANAVDLKNFLPYQDKQLARKELSICQEDKIVVYSGHLYDYKGIPTILETARLLPEYKFVLVGGWADDVQKVQTAYQKIGLSNITLVGHVHQTKLASYLYAADVLILPTSKYWDLAGATCPLKLFDYMVSRRPIVASALPTIMTVARDQQNVILAEPDDPISFKEAILSLFENPVLADTIAECAFQEVQDLTWDNRAEQVLQFITERLQEVDEDIVSYRTSFIKYVKQKVFSRLDSYLPSLQSSQVR; via the coding sequence ATGCAAACATTAAAGAGCTTAATATATCTATCAAAAGGTAATTTGCCATCAAAGATGGCTCATACCGTACAAATTGCTAAAATGGCACAGGCTTTTTCTCAAAAAATTAAAAATTTTGAGTTAGTTACTGCTGGTGATGCTTTTTCAGCTATTCAAGGTATGAATTCAGAATTTCAAAACTGGTACGGGTTACATCATAAATTTAAGCTTGTACGCTTGCCAATCCACGTCAAATTCAGGTATCCGTTTCCTCATAATTATGAAAATCAAACCTTTTATAAAATAGCTATTTTATATGCTTGCTTGAAATCCCCCTCTGTTGTATATACTCGTACTCCTGCTATTGCTGATATCTTACTAAAGATTGGCATACCTGTTTTATGGGAGTGGCACGAACCGATACCAGAAGAGTCAAAGTCTTTTTATCAAAAAATTTTTGCTGATCAAAACTTGCTTGGTGTTGTTACTACCTTACCTCAGTTAGCCGAAAACTATATCGACAATGGATTGCTGAAGAACAAAATCCTAGTTGCAGCTAATGCAGTTGATCTGAAGAACTTTCTACCTTATCAAGATAAACAATTAGCTCGAAAAGAACTATCTATTTGCCAAGAAGATAAAATAGTTGTGTATTCAGGACACTTGTACGATTATAAAGGTATTCCAACAATTTTGGAAACAGCTCGTCTTCTTCCAGAGTATAAATTTGTACTTGTTGGAGGATGGGCTGATGATGTTCAGAAAGTACAAACAGCTTACCAAAAAATTGGCTTAAGTAATATAACGCTTGTGGGTCACGTACATCAAACAAAACTAGCTTCTTACTTATATGCAGCAGATGTACTGATCCTTCCTACAAGTAAGTATTGGGATTTAGCTGGAGCAACTTGTCCGCTTAAGCTTTTCGACTATATGGTTTCTCGAAGACCAATTGTAGCTTCAGCATTACCAACAATAATGACAGTAGCACGAGATCAACAAAATGTGATTTTAGCAGAGCCAGATGATCCTATTTCTTTTAAAGAAGCTATATTAAGCTTATTTGAAAATCCTGTGCTAGCTGATACTATTGCTGAATGTGCTTTTCAAGAGGTGCAGGACTTGACTTGGGATAATAGAGCAGAGCAAGTTCTACAATTTATCACGGAAAGATTACAAGAAGTAGATGAAGATATAGTTAGCTATAGAACGAGTTTTATAAAATACGTTAAACAAAAAGTTTTTTCACGTTTAGATAGTTATCTACCTTCACTTCAATCATCGCAAGTAAGGTAA
- a CDS encoding NACHT domain-containing protein, with translation MNYSESDLDLDSKEEFKAADIAVFATKGSYLTDIQKIILKGAWLGYTYEEIADKEGYSDNYLKRDVGPRLWKILSDALGEKVSKKNFRTALQRKLEEVKSLPPQERKITETRRDWGEAADVAIFYGRTQEISALEQWIVSDRCRVVTILGRGGIGKTALSVKLAQQVQDKFEYVIWRSLHHAPPIKDTLAELIYFLSQNKETDLPENISLRVLRLLDYLRKHRCLLVLDGFDTILHNNNNKEFHRESEGYLQLIGCIGETLHQSCLLLTSREKPRNLFLEEGEQRIKTLYLGGLNLEEGQQIIKSSQLYGTEASFEKIMKIYGGNPLLLKMVAPIIQDVFDGNVTDFLNSGKTVFSNIKNLFDQDFERLSGMEQDIMYWLAINRKPVSLRELTEDILQEVHPLELAEALESLRQRALIEKYSGLFTQQPAIAEYVTDRFIKQICLELKTQQLVLFRSHALVKAQAKEYIRNAQTRYILQPIINQLFADMGSRKSITNHLNKIIKSLQERSPLQPGYTGGNILNLLGHMQVDLNGYDFSHLNIWQACLDIDLHQVNLASSNIDKSVFLANFGSLLAIEFSSNGQFLTVVDTSGATYIWHVPQMKLQHLSKGCNTWLRVANISPDGQTLVFASDRTVKLGDINTGQCLKSLHGHLNPVCALAVSSDSQVLASASCDGIKLWSADTGESIATLRGGVNQITSLTFSPNGEVLISGSSTGTIELWSVSSQKRLTTLQQHTGKILSMAMSPDGQILASGSSDRTAKLWSVSTGECLKTLQDHTNEVQSVAFSPDGQILASGSSDRTAKLWSVNTGKCLKTLKGHTSQVRAVTFNPDGQTLASSSNDQQIKLWEMSTGQCVRTLNAHQNWAAALAFSPNGLMASGGNDTSIRLWNPQDGENIKILPGHTSRIQSVAFSPDNQTLVSASNDQTLRLWSVSTGECLTTLHGHQDQVRSVAFLPDSLTIVSGSDDCSVKLWDVTTGECLRTMHHPSQVRTIAVSLDGQIIISGSTDRTVRVWHVSTHQCYQALHGHTASIKSVALSPDGQILASGSDDGIVKLWDVKTGQCLQSLLADPSTIWSVVFSPDGQMLATNGDRCSVKLWDVTTGECLQSLQGHKSWVRTIAFSPDGQVASSSQDETIKFWHKTGQCQKTLRTTRPYENMNITDIEGLTNAQKTTLRALGAIELS, from the coding sequence ATGAACTATTCGGAATCTGACTTAGACTTAGATAGTAAAGAAGAATTTAAGGCTGCAGATATTGCCGTTTTTGCTACAAAAGGAAGTTATTTAACAGATATACAAAAAATTATTCTCAAGGGTGCTTGGTTAGGTTATACATATGAAGAGATTGCTGACAAAGAGGGATACAGTGACAACTATTTGAAACGTGATGTCGGACCTAGATTATGGAAAATCCTTTCCGATGCTTTAGGAGAAAAAGTTAGTAAAAAGAACTTTCGCACTGCGTTACAGCGAAAATTAGAAGAAGTAAAATCGTTACCACCTCAAGAAAGAAAAATTACTGAAACTCGGAGGGATTGGGGAGAAGCAGCAGATGTGGCAATCTTTTATGGTCGTACTCAAGAGATATCTGCATTAGAGCAATGGATTGTCAGCGATCGCTGTCGTGTAGTCACAATTTTAGGTAGAGGAGGCATTGGCAAAACAGCCTTATCGGTTAAGTTAGCCCAGCAGGTACAAGACAAGTTTGAGTATGTTATTTGGCGATCCCTACATCATGCTCCACCAATTAAAGATACCTTGGCGGAACTCATTTATTTTCTTTCGCAAAACAAAGAAACTGATTTACCAGAAAATATTAGTTTACGTGTTTTAAGATTACTAGATTACCTACGCAAACACCGCTGTCTGCTTGTGCTTGATGGCTTTGATACTATTTTACATAACAATAATAACAAGGAATTTCACCGAGAATCCGAAGGGTACTTACAGTTAATTGGGTGTATAGGAGAAACATTGCATCAAAGTTGTTTGCTATTAACTAGTCGAGAGAAGCCAAGAAATTTGTTTTTGGAAGAAGGCGAACAACGCATAAAAACATTGTACTTAGGTGGGTTAAACCTAGAAGAAGGTCAGCAAATTATTAAATCTAGCCAATTGTATGGAACTGAGGCAAGCTTTGAAAAAATCATGAAAATTTATGGGGGCAATCCTTTGTTATTAAAGATGGTTGCTCCTATTATTCAAGATGTCTTTGATGGTAATGTTACAGACTTCTTAAATTCAGGTAAAACAGTTTTTAGCAATATTAAAAATCTCTTCGACCAAGATTTTGAGCGTCTATCAGGGATGGAGCAAGATATTATGTACTGGTTAGCAATTAACCGCAAGCCAGTTTCCTTACGAGAACTAACCGAAGATATTCTTCAAGAAGTACACCCCCTAGAGTTGGCTGAGGCTCTAGAGTCCCTGCGACAACGTGCGTTGATTGAAAAGTATTCAGGACTATTTACACAACAACCTGCGATCGCTGAATACGTGACAGACCGCTTTATTAAGCAAATATGTTTAGAGTTGAAGACACAACAATTAGTACTTTTCAGAAGTCATGCCCTAGTAAAAGCTCAAGCAAAAGAATATATTAGAAATGCACAAACTCGCTACATTTTGCAACCAATAATTAATCAGCTTTTTGCTGACATGGGAAGTCGTAAGAGTATTACCAACCACCTCAACAAAATTATCAAAAGCTTGCAAGAGCGATCGCCGCTGCAACCAGGGTATACCGGAGGTAATATCCTCAATCTATTGGGTCACATGCAAGTTGATCTTAATGGATATGACTTCTCTCATCTAAACATATGGCAAGCTTGTCTTGATATCGATTTACATCAAGTGAACTTGGCGTCCTCAAATATAGATAAGTCGGTCTTCTTAGCAAATTTTGGTAGTCTTCTAGCAATCGAATTTAGTTCTAATGGACAATTTTTGACTGTGGTTGACACTAGTGGTGCAACATACATCTGGCACGTTCCTCAGATGAAGCTACAACATCTGAGTAAGGGATGCAATACATGGTTACGTGTCGCAAATATAAGTCCAGATGGGCAAACACTGGTTTTTGCTAGCGATCGCACAGTGAAGTTGGGTGATATCAATACAGGTCAATGTCTCAAATCTTTGCACGGACATCTTAATCCAGTCTGCGCGCTCGCAGTAAGTTCTGACAGTCAAGTTCTTGCGAGTGCAAGTTGTGATGGCATCAAACTATGGTCTGCGGATACTGGAGAATCTATTGCCACTTTGCGTGGAGGTGTGAATCAAATAACCTCATTGACGTTTAGTCCTAATGGTGAAGTTCTGATCAGTGGTAGCAGCACCGGAACAATCGAGTTATGGTCTGTTAGCTCGCAAAAACGGCTGACAACTTTGCAACAGCATACCGGCAAAATTTTATCAATGGCAATGAGTCCCGACGGTCAAATCTTAGCCAGTGGGAGTAGCGATCGCACAGCCAAACTGTGGTCAGTTAGCACAGGTGAATGTCTCAAGACATTACAAGACCATACAAACGAAGTTCAATCAGTAGCGTTTAGTCCCGACGGTCAAATCTTAGCTAGTGGGAGTAGCGATCGCACAGCCAAACTGTGGTCAGTCAACACAGGTAAATGTCTCAAAACCTTAAAAGGACACACAAGTCAAGTCCGAGCAGTTACCTTTAATCCTGATGGTCAAACACTAGCAAGCAGTAGTAACGACCAACAGATCAAATTATGGGAGATGAGTACTGGTCAATGCGTCAGAACTTTAAACGCTCATCAGAACTGGGCTGCAGCCCTCGCTTTTAGTCCTAATGGGCTGATGGCAAGTGGTGGTAATGATACATCTATTAGATTGTGGAATCCTCAAGATGGCGAAAATATCAAAATCTTGCCAGGTCATACTAGCCGAATACAGTCGGTTGCTTTCAGCCCAGATAATCAAACTTTAGTGAGTGCGAGCAACGATCAAACATTAAGATTATGGTCAGTTAGCACGGGTGAATGTCTGACAACCTTACATGGGCATCAAGATCAAGTGCGCTCGGTGGCGTTTCTTCCCGATAGCTTGACGATTGTGAGTGGTAGTGATGACTGTAGCGTAAAGTTATGGGATGTCACAACAGGAGAATGCTTAAGGACAATGCATCATCCTAGCCAGGTGCGTACAATCGCAGTGAGTTTAGATGGTCAAATCATCATTAGTGGTAGCACTGATCGAACCGTGAGAGTTTGGCACGTTTCTACTCATCAATGCTACCAAGCTCTACACGGACATACAGCTAGCATCAAGTCTGTCGCCTTGAGTCCTGATGGTCAGATTTTAGCGAGCGGCAGTGATGATGGTATTGTTAAGCTTTGGGATGTCAAGACAGGTCAATGTTTGCAGTCGCTCTTAGCCGATCCGAGTACGATCTGGTCAGTTGTGTTTAGCCCTGATGGTCAAATGTTAGCAACGAATGGCGATCGCTGTAGTGTTAAGCTATGGGATGTCACAACGGGTGAATGTTTACAATCGCTGCAAGGACATAAAAGTTGGGTAAGAACGATCGCCTTTAGTCCTGATGGTCAAGTGGCAAGTAGTAGCCAAGACGAAACAATAAAGTTTTGGCATAAGACTGGACAATGTCAGAAAACATTAAGAACTACTAGACCTTATGAAAATATGAACATTACTGATATCGAAGGTTTAACTAACGCGCAAAAAACTACTTTAAGAGCGTTGGGAGCTATCGAGTTATCATAG
- a CDS encoding alkaline phosphatase family protein has protein sequence MKTPVIAIGLDAAEPALIEQWISQGYLKNLRSLKEQGAYNRLHNFNYYRAETPWTTFLTGCSPQKTGYWAPIKLRQGTYEIDEIGAYDFAEYPPFYTLGDEYKVGIFDLPHSRPSNQVNGVQVFAWGAHAPLTSSESQPSQLLQQLIDKYGEHPALHKDHASCLDVAALKRLQKNLEVGISRRSAICQELLQREDWDLFLTIFGETHSAGHYFWHLSQSDHPLYALLNRPSGDPLLEVFQAIDQAIGEILTKAPENARILIFADHGMGANVMDLPSMVFLPELLYRLSFPARVGIAAGQLGTTLKHPFTGVRIQRGPLGMLWSLKHDSNPLKRALRRNTPTKLFNYLEPLFGNSQQSDLISPFQLQAQSDPLYYQPAVWYKPFWSQMKAFALPSFSEGYIRINLQGREPEGIVAPSEYEALCDQLSQELYALRNSRTGTPIVKNIIRTRQSAIDVDPKLPDADLVVIWQEDHATDVVDSPTLGRIGPVPYFRTGSHRSQGFLIAKGPGIASGSTLPLGHALDLAPTILKLMDAPIPEYCEGKALLDLSSVLVG, from the coding sequence ATGAAAACTCCTGTTATTGCAATTGGCTTGGATGCAGCTGAACCAGCGTTAATTGAACAATGGATTTCTCAAGGATACTTAAAAAATCTACGTAGTTTGAAGGAGCAAGGTGCCTATAATCGATTACACAATTTCAATTATTACAGAGCAGAAACGCCTTGGACAACTTTTTTGACAGGGTGTTCGCCCCAGAAGACTGGGTATTGGGCACCTATTAAACTTCGTCAAGGAACTTATGAGATAGACGAAATTGGTGCTTACGATTTTGCTGAGTACCCACCTTTTTATACATTAGGAGATGAGTATAAGGTAGGAATATTTGACCTGCCCCATTCTAGACCCTCCAATCAAGTAAACGGCGTACAGGTTTTTGCTTGGGGAGCGCATGCTCCTTTAACATCTAGTGAATCTCAACCATCACAACTACTACAGCAACTGATTGATAAGTATGGAGAACATCCAGCATTGCATAAAGATCATGCAAGTTGTCTGGATGTAGCTGCGTTGAAACGCCTGCAAAAAAATCTTGAGGTTGGGATCTCGCGTCGTTCTGCTATTTGTCAAGAGCTATTGCAAAGAGAAGATTGGGACTTATTTTTAACAATCTTTGGTGAAACTCATTCAGCAGGGCACTATTTTTGGCATCTTAGTCAATCAGATCATCCTTTATATGCGCTATTGAATCGCCCTTCTGGAGATCCTTTACTAGAAGTTTTCCAAGCTATAGACCAAGCCATTGGTGAAATCTTAACTAAAGCACCAGAAAATGCTCGCATCTTGATTTTTGCCGATCATGGCATGGGTGCCAATGTTATGGATTTACCCAGTATGGTGTTTTTACCAGAGTTGCTCTATCGATTGAGTTTCCCAGCACGTGTAGGAATAGCTGCAGGTCAATTGGGAACAACGTTAAAACATCCTTTCACTGGAGTACGTATTCAGCGGGGACCGTTGGGTATGCTTTGGAGCTTAAAACATGACTCTAATCCATTGAAAAGAGCGTTGCGCCGCAACACTCCGACTAAATTATTCAATTACCTTGAGCCGCTTTTTGGTAATTCTCAACAGTCCGATTTAATTTCTCCCTTCCAATTACAAGCGCAATCAGATCCTTTATACTACCAACCTGCAGTTTGGTATAAACCATTTTGGTCTCAAATGAAAGCATTTGCGTTGCCAAGTTTTTCAGAAGGTTATATTCGCATCAATTTACAAGGAAGAGAACCTGAAGGAATTGTTGCACCATCAGAGTATGAAGCCCTTTGCGATCAATTAAGCCAAGAACTTTATGCATTAAGAAATAGTCGAACTGGTACGCCCATAGTCAAAAATATTATTCGCACGCGGCAATCAGCAATTGATGTTGATCCTAAGCTACCGGATGCTGACTTAGTAGTTATTTGGCAAGAAGATCATGCTACAGATGTTGTGGATAGTCCTACGCTTGGACGTATTGGTCCAGTACCCTATTTTCGGACAGGTAGTCATCGTTCGCAAGGTTTCTTAATTGCCAAAGGACCTGGAATTGCTTCTGGTTCTACATTACCCCTGGGACATGCGCTAGATCTTGCACCAACAATTTTGAAGCTTATGGATGCTCCAATTCCTGAGTATTGCGAGGGCAAGGCATTACTAGATTTATCTTCAGTCCTTGTTGGCTAA
- a CDS encoding capsular biosynthesis protein, with protein sequence MKPQNFEEKVIWYCIVGTYALYFLGAQFIVIPVMAWILGLYACKKLWEQTNDTPVEKRLTIPFAIWIWAASMLVMEVALIMGHLDFDLGTVKIIKSTINSFARTWALFVLFPLIGSLLNIRHQILCRAICLLCLQTLIIVPFSYLIAHTNLAGFTYISPLQKIGGLSELFYTVKLFDHVRGSQIRLRLFAPWSPALGLVANVYFYLACLEPQKKWRWIGIAAAIIMIIGSVSRAAIVCLPATLVLTWLLVNFTKPRVQIATGTTSFFLGFLGTQLLDVVDHFKNYFHSFRSASSATRDVLNSMSLYRWQQAPIWGHGMVESAASAILRVPLGTHHTWVGLLFRHGVVGFSALAFPMLWSFLELVARSQKNILARVSLSILITLFVFSFVENLDPLTYLFWPGLVMMGMALKVKTPVSQT encoded by the coding sequence ATGAAGCCACAAAATTTTGAAGAAAAAGTAATTTGGTATTGCATCGTTGGAACGTATGCACTGTACTTTCTAGGAGCACAGTTCATAGTAATACCTGTGATGGCTTGGATTTTAGGGTTATACGCGTGCAAAAAACTTTGGGAGCAAACAAACGACACACCAGTTGAAAAGAGGCTTACTATTCCTTTTGCCATTTGGATATGGGCTGCTTCCATGTTAGTCATGGAAGTTGCTCTAATTATGGGTCATCTTGACTTTGACTTAGGAACTGTCAAGATTATCAAATCAACTATAAACTCTTTTGCTAGAACATGGGCTCTTTTCGTCTTATTTCCTCTCATTGGCAGCCTTCTTAATATCCGACATCAAATACTATGTAGAGCGATTTGCCTTCTTTGCTTGCAAACTTTAATTATTGTTCCTTTCTCATATTTAATAGCACATACAAACTTAGCTGGCTTTACGTATATTTCCCCCTTACAGAAAATAGGAGGTTTAAGCGAGTTATTTTACACTGTAAAGTTATTCGATCATGTGCGAGGAAGCCAAATTCGCCTACGTTTATTTGCTCCTTGGTCTCCTGCTTTGGGGCTAGTAGCTAATGTTTACTTTTACCTCGCTTGTTTAGAACCTCAAAAGAAGTGGCGGTGGATTGGTATAGCTGCTGCTATTATTATGATTATTGGCTCAGTATCAAGAGCAGCTATTGTTTGTTTGCCAGCTACTTTAGTTCTAACTTGGCTTCTCGTGAACTTTACTAAACCCCGAGTACAAATTGCCACTGGAACTACTAGCTTCTTTCTAGGTTTTTTAGGCACGCAGTTATTGGATGTAGTAGATCATTTCAAAAATTATTTTCATAGCTTTCGTAGTGCATCCTCAGCAACTAGAGACGTATTAAATAGTATGTCTTTATATCGATGGCAACAAGCACCAATTTGGGGTCATGGAATGGTTGAGTCAGCTGCCTCAGCGATCCTACGTGTACCCCTTGGGACTCACCATACGTGGGTTGGTCTTCTATTTCGTCATGGAGTAGTCGGTTTTTCTGCTTTAGCTTTTCCTATGTTGTGGAGTTTTCTTGAGCTGGTAGCGCGATCGCAGAAAAATATACTTGCAAGAGTTAGTTTAAGCATATTAATAACTTTGTTTGTTTTCAGTTTTGTTGAAAATCTAGATCCATTAACTTATCTTTTCTGGCCTGGTTTAGTCATGATGGGTATGGCATTGAAAGTCAAAACACCTGTAAGTCAAACATAA
- a CDS encoding glycosyltransferase, with amino-acid sequence MVDVSIIIPAYNAEKTILTTIKSIQKQTCSNFELIVIDDGSTDKTCELLSTLSEPKLKVFSYKNGGLPVARNRGITHARGDYITFIDADDLWTPDKLELQLAALQESSEAGAAYSWTVFIDEEEKLLYAGKPLFFEGNIYPHLLVENFICSGSNILVRRQFIESTGEFDASLKSAEDWDYNIRLARQCHFVVVPKYQILYRKSSQAMSSKVDVMEKAILTVTDRAFCNAPAELQFLKNRSLAKTYQFFTKLYLEYALDRDGLKIASQRIQKAFQLYPRIALDKETQRIFFKLLLLQLLPYRKAMQLIKFFGENFPIISIQNKSLT; translated from the coding sequence ATGGTAGATGTATCTATTATTATTCCTGCTTATAACGCAGAAAAAACCATTTTAACAACAATTAAATCTATTCAGAAACAAACTTGTTCTAATTTTGAGTTAATCGTGATTGATGATGGCTCAACTGACAAAACTTGTGAATTACTTAGTACACTTTCTGAACCAAAATTAAAAGTTTTTTCTTATAAAAATGGTGGTCTTCCTGTAGCTCGTAATCGTGGTATTACTCACGCAAGGGGAGATTATATTACATTTATTGATGCAGATGACTTATGGACACCTGATAAACTAGAACTACAGTTAGCCGCTTTACAAGAGTCTTCTGAGGCAGGAGCTGCATATAGCTGGACTGTTTTTATCGATGAAGAAGAAAAATTACTATATGCAGGAAAACCACTGTTTTTTGAAGGTAATATTTATCCTCACTTATTAGTTGAAAACTTTATCTGCAGTGGCTCAAATATTCTTGTTCGTAGGCAATTTATCGAGTCTACAGGAGAGTTTGATGCTTCTCTTAAATCTGCCGAGGATTGGGATTACAATATCCGTCTAGCCCGCCAGTGTCATTTTGTAGTTGTTCCTAAGTATCAAATACTTTACCGGAAGTCATCACAAGCTATGTCATCTAAAGTAGATGTAATGGAAAAAGCCATTCTTACCGTCACTGACAGAGCTTTTTGTAACGCCCCAGCAGAATTACAATTTCTCAAGAACCGCTCCCTAGCAAAAACCTATCAATTTTTTACAAAATTATATCTTGAGTACGCTTTAGATCGTGATGGGCTTAAGATAGCCAGCCAGCGAATACAAAAGGCATTCCAATTATATCCCAGGATTGCACTAGACAAAGAAACTCAGCGCATATTTTTTAAACTTTTGCTACTGCAACTGCTTCCATATAGAAAAGCTATGCAGCTTATCAAGTTTTTTGGTGAAAATTTCCCTATAATATCAATCCAAAACAAAAGTTTAACTTAA
- a CDS encoding sulfotransferase, whose amino-acid sequence MTTNKANVASKKSIFIVGASRSGTTLIQQILNKHSGVHITPRETHYFDDLRVKMAGREQQALSLAEIKLTEDYFLALTHKRYGEGIPEQGWMDRIELRMLAQKLGYGTDSYFEAFCQLSAQRDNKTQWGEKTPRHIFKLSEILTRYPSAKVICMVRHPGGVIASYRDWRNVAASSQKSRITNSYNPTIISLMWKAAFNAALQAREQFGTERVYIQRFEDLITAPESTLSTLTSWLGLDYEPSMLEINLVNSSYSDKPSSSRVGFSKEPAYRWREKLEPTEIATFQYICGGLLNKVGYEQEPISVPPVLIIGSWITLPFAGLRSLIANKSRISNIFNYVWRRFCLAFSQ is encoded by the coding sequence ATGACAACAAATAAAGCGAATGTTGCTAGTAAAAAAAGTATTTTTATAGTTGGTGCGTCACGTTCTGGGACAACCTTAATCCAGCAAATTCTAAACAAACACTCAGGCGTACATATTACTCCCAGAGAAACTCACTATTTTGATGATTTACGTGTAAAAATGGCTGGTCGCGAGCAACAGGCTCTAAGCTTAGCAGAGATAAAACTTACTGAAGACTACTTTCTTGCTCTTACTCATAAAAGGTATGGGGAAGGTATTCCAGAACAAGGATGGATGGATCGAATAGAGTTACGAATGTTAGCACAGAAGCTTGGTTATGGTACTGACTCGTATTTTGAAGCGTTTTGCCAGCTATCTGCTCAGCGTGATAATAAGACTCAGTGGGGTGAAAAGACACCCAGGCATATTTTTAAACTTTCGGAAATTTTAACTCGCTATCCCAGTGCAAAAGTTATTTGTATGGTTCGCCATCCAGGAGGAGTTATTGCTTCATATCGTGACTGGAGGAATGTTGCTGCTTCTTCTCAAAAAAGTCGAATTACCAACTCTTACAATCCAACAATCATTAGTCTGATGTGGAAAGCAGCTTTCAATGCAGCGCTTCAAGCTCGCGAGCAATTTGGTACAGAGCGTGTTTATATCCAGCGGTTTGAAGACCTCATAACTGCTCCAGAGTCAACGCTTAGTACCCTAACATCATGGTTAGGTTTAGACTATGAACCCTCAATGCTTGAAATTAATTTAGTCAATAGCTCTTACTCTGATAAGCCAAGCTCTTCAAGAGTTGGTTTTTCCAAAGAGCCAGCGTATAGATGGCGAGAGAAACTTGAGCCCACAGAGATTGCCACCTTCCAGTATATCTGCGGTGGTTTATTGAACAAAGTTGGATATGAACAAGAACCCATCTCAGTTCCACCTGTTCTAATCATTGGTTCTTGGATAACTCTACCTTTTGCTGGATTGCGTTCCTTGATTGCTAACAAAAGCCGGATAAGTAATATTTTCAACTATGTTTGGCGTCGATTTTGCCTTGCTTTTAGTCAATAG